The following coding sequences lie in one Glycine max cultivar Williams 82 chromosome 19, Glycine_max_v4.0, whole genome shotgun sequence genomic window:
- the LOC100794786 gene encoding WD repeat-containing protein GTS1-like (The RefSeq protein has 2 substitutions compared to this genomic sequence) → METSAAMDVEEQPSPNASDVKRFGLKNSIQTNFGDDYVFQIVPNDDWSAMAVSLSTNAVKLYSPVAGQYYGECKGHSETINQILFSGPPNPHVLCSCSSDGTIRAWDIRTFQQVSSINAGPSQEVFSFCIGGTGGNLVAAGCKSQILFWDWRNMKQVACLEDSHVDDVTQVHFVPNEQGKLISASVDGLICTFDATGDINDDDHLESVINMGTSIAKVGIFGENYQKLWCLTHIETLGIWNWKDGRNEGNFSDARTIASESWNLDHVDYFIDCHYSREAEKLWVIGGTNTGTMGYFPVNYEGVATIGAAEAILEGGHASVIRSVLPMSTIPSGPTNSPSQGIFGWSGGEDGRLCCWLSDDSSESNQPWISSTLTMKPERTCKKHRHHPY, encoded by the exons ATGGAAACCAGTGCGGCCATGGATGTCGAGGAGCAACCTTCACCCAACGCAAGCGACGTTAAACGCTTCGGCCTTAAAAACTCTATTCAAACCAACTTCGGCGACGACTATGTTTTCCAAATCGTCCCAAA CGATGATTGGAGTGCAATGGCGGTGTCACTGTCAACGAACGCAGTGAAACTGTATTCACCTGTGGCGGGTCAGTATTATGGAGAATGCAAGGGTCACTCTGAAACCATCAATCAGATTTTGTTTTCGGGTCCTTCAAATCCCCATGTTTTGTGTTCCTGTTCTTCTGATGGCACCATTAGAGCTTGGGACATAAGGACTTTTCAGCAG GTTTCTTCCATCAATGCCGGTCCTTCTCAAGAGGTTTTCAGCTTCTGTATTGGAGGGACTGGTGGAAATTTAGTAGCCGCCGGGTGTAAATCGCAG ATACTGTTCTGGGATTGGAGAAATATGAAGCAAGTTGCATGCCTGGAGGACTCTCATGTGGATGATGTCACTCAG GTTCATTTTGTCCCTAATGAACAAGGCAAGCTGATTTCTGCTTCAGTAGATGGGTTGATCTGCACATTTGATGCTACTGGAGATATCAATGATGATGATCATCTAGAATCA GTGATTAACATGGGGACTTCAATTGCAAAGGTGGGGATTTTTGGAGAGAATTATCAGAAGCTTTGGTGCTTAACACATATTGAAACCCTGGG TATCTGGAACTGGAAAGATGGTAGAAATGAAGGAAACTTCTCAGATGCTCGTACTATAGCTTCTGAAAGTTGGAACTTGGATCAT GTTGACTATTTCATTGATTGCCACTATTCCAGAGAAGCTGAAAAACTATGGGTGATTGGTGGCACTAATACTGGTACTATGGGCTACTTTCCTGTAAATTACGAAGGAGTGGCTACAATTGGAGCTGCAGAAGCAATTCTTGAAGGAGGCCACGCAAGTGTTATTAGGAGTGTTTTACCCATGTCAACAATTCCTAGTGGACCTACTAATAGTCCTAGCCAAGGCATTTTCGGATGGTCGGGTGGAGAAGATGGTCGGCTGTGTTGTTGGCTCTCTGATGATTCCTCTGAATCAAATCAATCTTGGATTTCAAGCACTTTGACTATGAAGCCAGAAAGAACATGTAAGAAACACCGTCATCACCCCTACTAG
- the LOC100796372 gene encoding uncharacterized protein isoform X1 yields the protein MSRHPEVKWAQRLDKVYITVQLADSKNAKVDLTPDGIFTFSGSAGAEDHQYELKLELFDKVNVEESKINVGVRSIFCVVQKAEDGWWKRLLRGEGKPPHYVKVDWDKWVDEDEDDGNNGEVDLGGMDFSKFGGMGDAMDDIDESDDEEQEVSKPLEQDAGEASTEKKEAAPST from the exons ATGAG TCGTCATCCCGAGGTTAAGTGGGCTCAGAGACTTGACAAGGTCTATATCACGGTGCAATTGGCTGATTCAAAAAATGCCAAGGTGGATCTTACACCAGATGGTATTTTTACCTTCTCTGGTAGTGCTGGTGCTGAAGACCATCAGTATGAGCTAAAACTGGAGCTCTTTGACAAGGTTAATGTAGAG GAGAGCAAAATTAATGTAGGAGTGCGAAGCATATTCTGTGTAGTGCAGAAGGCAGAGGATGGATGGTGGAAAAGGTTACTGCGTGGAGAAGGCAAGCCTCCACATTATGTGAAAGTAGATTGGGATAAATGGGTGGATGAGGATGAAGATGATGGTAATAATG GTGAAGTGGACTTGGGAGGGATGGATTTCTCG AAATTTGGTGGAATGGGTGATGCAATGGATGACATTGATGAGAGTGATGATGAAG AGCAAGAAGTGTCAAAGCCTCTTGAACAGGATGCTGGCGAGGCATCAACAGAGAAAAAAGAGGCTGCTCCAAGCACATGA
- the LOC100796372 gene encoding uncharacterized protein LOC100796372 has translation MSRHPEVKWAQRLDKVYITVQLADSKNAKVDLTPDGIFTFSGSAGAEDHQYELKLELFDKVNVEESKINVGVRSIFCVVQKAEDGWWKRLLRGEGKPPHYVKVDWDKWVDEDEDDGNNGEVDLGGMDFSKFGGMGADAMGAMGGMGAGAMGGMDFSKFGGMGDAMDDIDESDDEEQEVSKPLEQDAGEASTEKKEAAPST, from the exons ATGAG TCGTCATCCCGAGGTTAAGTGGGCTCAGAGACTTGACAAGGTCTATATCACGGTGCAATTGGCTGATTCAAAAAATGCCAAGGTGGATCTTACACCAGATGGTATTTTTACCTTCTCTGGTAGTGCTGGTGCTGAAGACCATCAGTATGAGCTAAAACTGGAGCTCTTTGACAAGGTTAATGTAGAG GAGAGCAAAATTAATGTAGGAGTGCGAAGCATATTCTGTGTAGTGCAGAAGGCAGAGGATGGATGGTGGAAAAGGTTACTGCGTGGAGAAGGCAAGCCTCCACATTATGTGAAAGTAGATTGGGATAAATGGGTGGATGAGGATGAAGATGATGGTAATAATG GTGAAGTGGACTTGGGAGGGATGGATTTCTCG AAATTTGGGGGGATGGGTGCTGATGCAATGGGAGCAATGGGAGGGATGGGTGCTGGTGCAATGGGAGGGATGGATTTCTCT AAATTTGGTGGAATGGGTGATGCAATGGATGACATTGATGAGAGTGATGATGAAG AGCAAGAAGTGTCAAAGCCTCTTGAACAGGATGCTGGCGAGGCATCAACAGAGAAAAAAGAGGCTGCTCCAAGCACATGA